In Arcobacter sp. F155, the genomic window ATTTGGTCTTTTAATCTTGAAGAAGTATTAGTAATACAAAATCTTTACTTTATTTTAGCAGCACTTCTTTGGGCTATAGTAACAATATTAAGCTCTAAGGCATCTAATATTTCGCCAATTGTATTTACATTTTATCTGTATATGGTAATTTGTATTCTAAATATATTTTTCTTTGTAGATTTGGTAAGTATAGACTATTCATCTTTAGATTCAATATTTTGGGTTAATATGTTAGTTTTATCGATAGGTGCATCAACTTTCTCAAATACCATTTATTTCTTAGGGATTGAAAAATTAGGTGCAAGTGAAGTAAGTTCATTTATATTTTTAGTTCCTTTTGCAGCAATAACTCTAAGTGGAATATTTTTAAATGAAGTAATTACTCCTTCAATTATTTTAGGAACTTTTTTAACAATTATTGCTGTAAAAATATTAAATAATATAAAATTTCCAAAAAAACATAAATAGAATTAATATATAAAAAAGTTTGTTCATAATAAATAATATTAATTTAAACAAAAAAATTGTTCTTTATATATATGATTAAAAAACAAACGTCTACTATAAAAATTTTTATTTAGATCTAGATTTTTCTAAAACTTTTTGAATTTGTTCATTAATAGTACTTACTTGTGCACTTAATCCTGAAACTTTTTCCATAAGTACTTTTATTTCTTCTTCACTTGCCTCTGCCATTTTTGACATAAACTGAGCTATTTGTTTTTGTAGTTCTTGTTGTTTTTTATATAACATTTCAAGAGATCCTAATTCATCAGAAGATTCACTTTTTTTTACTCTTTTCTTATCATTTTTTATATTTTCTTCTGTTTCATTAATTTCATTTTTTAATTTAAAAAAATTTTCTGTTGAAACATTTTCAATACTATTAGTCGGAATAATAAGCAAATTATTAGAGCTACCGTTAGTGTGATTTTTTAATGTACTTTTTTCTACAGTATTTATTTCTTTACTTTCTATATTTTTATTACTGAATAAATATATTTCTTGATTATTAGTAAAATTAATTTTCATTGATTTCTCTTTTTTTTAGAAATTAATCTAATTTTTATAATTGTTTAATTTTAACATTATTTAATTTAAAAGATAGAAATAATTTATTTTTTAGTTTTTCTCATTTTATAATTATTTTATTTCTATTTAAAATTTAAACTAATTCAAATCAAGTAAAGCCTTACCTTGAATATAAAGAGACAGTAAACTTCTAGAACACTCACCATATACAACTACTAAGCTTGAATTGATGCTCCATGTATCTACAATAGTATAAATAATTTGTTTTTTGCTGGATGCATTATATTATCTGTATATACTATTGCTAGTAACTCAATTAAAATGATTTTTTTATACTCTTTATCTGTTCTTTTAGGGAAAACTACATTACTTTACAATCCTTCAAATATATGAGATAAATAGTAAGTTCAACACAAAGGATTTATTATGAATGTAGGTTATGCAAGAGTTTCAACTTCTAGTCAAAATCTTGAGAATCAAATAGAGCAACTCAAAAGTGCTGGCTGTGAAAAGATCTTCTCAGAAAAAAGATCAGGAAAGAATGAAGCAGATCGTGAACAGTTTAATATTATGATGGATTTTGTAAGAGAAGGTGATGTACTTTATATTACAAAACTTGACAGGTTAGCACGGTCTGTAATAGATCTTCATAATATTGCAAAGTTTTTAGAGAGCAAGGATGTAAACTTAAAAGTATTACATCAAAATATTGATACAACATCTCCAGCAGGTAGACTATTATTTACTATGTTAGGTGCTATTGCAGAATTCGAACGTGATTTAATAAATGAACGTGTTAGGGAAGGAATTGAAGCTGCAAAGAAAAAAGGTGTTCATTTTGGTAGAAAAGCTATTCTTAGTACTAAAGAAAAGAATATTATATACAAACAGCGTGAAAAAGGAAAATCTGTTGCATTCTTATCAAAGATTTTTCATGTAGCTCGTAATACAATCTATAGAGCGATTCAAGATGTAGCTAAAAAGAAGAGGTTATAAGAGTATTTTAACTATTTATGATCTAACGTTTAGCTAAGGGGGGGGTGGCAAGTGATTTATCCCGAAACTGATTTAGCATTTATAAGTTTTGATTCAATTTTGAGTTTGGCAAACAGCATAGCCTCTTGCCGTTCCTCTTGAGGGCTGTGTTAGGCTTTTCTTTGTACTAATTATTTTTAATTTTCAACCAAATTGTTTTTACAAACACTAACAATAATCCAAGAGCTCCAAAAATTAAGCTAAAAAAGCCAAGTGGCATAAACCAACTTTCTTGCAAAAAATTATTGTGATCAACAAATTGATAAAAATTAGTTTCAAGATAAAGAAAGATTATCCCTATGGTAAAAAGATTAACGCTAAATAATAATAATTTATTCTTTTTCATTTTTTTTCAGTTCGATATGTTCAACATAAATATGCAAAACATTACTTGCACTTGGCTTTACATTAAACACAGGGAATGTATTTTGTTCTTCATCTGCAGGGGTGATTATAGGTAAACCACCAAAATGATTTGATTGTGGATTCAAGTCTAACTCTATAATTTTATTTTCTGTTAATTCAATAACAATAGAATTAGCATCTATTTTATTTCTTGTTCCATCATCATTTATTGTAAATGCCTTATATTTCTTCATTTGAATATTCTCCATTTTTTGGTTTTAGTGCCTAACTATTTATTGAATATATATTATAGATCAAAGAACCTAAAAATGAACAAATAACATGTACAAAAAGTGTTGTATATCAAAATATCTACAAACACCTTAAATAAGGTATTTTTGTAGATGTTACTATAAAAAAACATTAGAGATTGAGATGTTTCTTAAATAAATTTTAAGTATATGATATGCTTTTAATGTATGTTTAATGTGGATATTTAGATGATAATAATACATAATGTATATTAAGGTGATATCGTAATTAACCTGCAAATGTTAAATATATTAAGAGGATTAATGTGGAAAGAAAATTGCTACAAAGATGAGTTACAAAGACAAGTTCAATAACCTGTAATATTTGGCACAAAATTTGACGAAGGGAGATTAAGTATGCTAAAATTTTAAGATTAAAAGTTTACAGAAATGTCATTTAATAGTAGATAGTCCTAAAATACGAGTAAATTTACACATAAATATAAGATTTGAATAGGACAGATGTTCTGGGGAAGAATCAGTGATATTATAGGAAGAAGAAATGTAGCGCTTATAGGACTTGTTATTTTTTCTATAGCTTCATACTTAATATCAAAGATAACTCAAGATAGCCCAACTCAGTTTTTAGCATACAGAGCTTTACAAAGCTTTGGAGGAAGTGCTTGTTTTGCTGCAATCTTTGCAATTATCAGAGATACCTTTGATGGAGTAAAACTTGGACGAGCTTATAGTTATCTAAACGGTTCTTTAGCGATTATTCCCGTATCTGCTCCACTTATTGGGGCTTTTATTTTAGAAACAAACTCTTGGCAATATGTATTTACTCTGTTTTCTATTATTGGTTTATGTAGTATTGTTTGGACTTATCTTTTTACAGCAGAGACTTTAGTAAAAAGTAAAAAAGATGATATCTTAGAAAAGCAGTCAACAATAGAAGTATACAAAAGTGTAGTGACAAATAAAAACTTTGTACTATATCTTAGTCTTACACTTGTTGGTTTTCTTGGGTTTATGTTCTTTTTAACTATTGCACCTTTATATTTGATTGGGTATTTAGGTGTATCAAAAGTATCATTTGGTTGGATGTTTATGCTTATAGCTTTTGTTTTTATGATTGGTAGTTTTACTGTTCCTTTAGTTGTAGAAAAAATAGGAATAAAAAACACAGTAAGTATTGGTATCTTATTTTATACTTTTGGAGGAGTATTAATCTTTGCTCTTTCATCTTTTGGTATTTGGCAAACATATGTTTTACCTATGGCTATTATCGCTGTAGGTTGTACTATTTTTGTAAGTGCTTGCCCTGCTTTTGCACTAGAAGACTTTAAAGAAAATGCAGGAACAGCATCGGGTCTATTTTCAGCACTAAACTTTGGGCTTTCTTCTATGGGAGCTACTTATTTAGCAACTGTTATAAACCTATCTTCAGCAAGGGATATTTCCCTTATTTATATCGTAATTGGTACGCTAGTTATACTGACATATTTTTCTTATAGTTTTTACAAAAACAAAAACATTGCAAAATGAAATACTTTTAAGTAAGCAGAGTTTTTATTGATATACTTTCAAAATATAAAATGAAAGGATATCATGGAGACTTATGCTTATTATCTACTAGCGTTACTGATAGGAATAAGTGCTTTCACCTCTTTTAAAAGAAGAAATAAAAAAAGATGGAAAGACGAAAGAAAAATAGACTTCCTAAAATAACTTTTCCTTAAAATTATCTAGCTACAATTCAAATAAAAAACAAAAGGTTTTTCATATGTCAAGTCTTACAAAAATAGGTGTAATTGGTGCAGGAAATGTAGGTGCAGCTATTGTAAATGCTTTAGTTCTTAGAAATGTTGGAAAAGAGATTGTTCTTTTCAATAGAGACAAAGACAAAGCAATAGCAGAAGCTATGGATATAGATGACACTATTCCACTACTTTCAGAGATGACTGTAAAAGCTACAAATGATTATAAAGACTTAGCTAAGTGTAGTATTGTAGCTATTACAGTAGGAGCTAGACAAAAAGAAGGTGAGACAAGATTAGAACTTCTTGATAGAAATGCAAAAATCATAAAAGATATAATCAAAAACCTTGATAAATACGTGCCAAATGCTGTTTTAGTTATGGTATCAAATCCTGTTGATATTCTTACAAGAGTTGCACAAGAAGCAAGTAAAAGAGACTCTAACAAGATTTTTGGTTCAGGAACACTTTTAGATACTTCAAGATTAAGATTTCAAGTTGGAAAAGAGTTAAATGTAAATAGAAAAAATGTTCATGTTCATGTTATAGGTGAGCATGGAGATAGTGAGTTTGCTGTTTGGTCAAATGCAATAATTGGTTCAATCAAACTAAAAAATTTCCCTCTTCCAAAGGGTTTGAAATTAGAGCAACTAAAAAAGAATACTATGCAAATAGTAAAAAATAGAGCCTATGAGATTATCCAAAGAAAAGGATATACAAACTTTGGGGTTGCAGTTGCTGTTGCAAAACTTATTCAAAGTGTTATTCGAGATGAAAAGAAAATATTCTCTGTATCAGTAAAAGCAAATAAAGAGTACAACCTAGAAAAAGGAACTGTTCTTAGTCTTCCTTGTACAATTGGAAGTAAAGGTGTTGAATATAGACTAAATGTCTCTTTAAATAAAGAAGAAAAAGTTCTACTTCTAAAAGCCTCTAAAAGTTTAGGTGAAGCATACAAAAAAATCAAAGCATAAGCCAAAAGGCTTATGTCATATAGTTTCTAAAAAGAGCTATAAATAAAATAGAAACACACATAGAAAGAAGAACATTATTTGTTCTATACATAATCAAAACAATAAGTAAACTTGCGATTACTCCAGCAACTCCTTCTTTTATAATACTTGGAAAAACCAAGGCTAAAAGTAAAGTAGAAGGAAGATAGTCTAAAAATAGTTCTATCTTTTTGTTTTTTGATAACTTACTTGAAAGAAGAATTCCAAAAACCCTTAAACTATAAGTTCCCAATGCAACTAAAAATATTATAGCTAAGGCACTAAATGTAAAACTATCCATATCTTTCATCCTTTGAAAAAACTACAGCTGAAAAAGCACCTAAAATAGCTGCTAAAACTATATATATTTTTCCATCTATTAACTGCTCAAAAGCAAAAGCACTTACAATAGTTATAAGCCAAGGAATAATATTTTCTTTTCCTTTATACATACTAATAGCTAGAGCTAAAAAGATTGCAATAAAGGCAAAGTCTAAACCGTATTTTTCTGGACTTTGAATAAAATCACCTAAAAAATATCCAAGGGAAGTTCCTGCAAACCAAACTGAAAAAATACAAACTCCTCCACCCAATAAAAACATAGGAGTAATACT contains:
- a CDS encoding AzlD domain-containing protein produces the protein MDSFTFSALAIIFLVALGTYSLRVFGILLSSKLSKNKKIELFLDYLPSTLLLALVFPSIIKEGVAGVIASLLIVLIMYRTNNVLLSMCVSILFIALFRNYMT
- a CDS encoding recombinase family protein — its product is MNVGYARVSTSSQNLENQIEQLKSAGCEKIFSEKRSGKNEADREQFNIMMDFVREGDVLYITKLDRLARSVIDLHNIAKFLESKDVNLKVLHQNIDTTSPAGRLLFTMLGAIAEFERDLINERVREGIEAAKKKGVHFGRKAILSTKEKNIIYKQREKGKSVAFLSKIFHVARNTIYRAIQDVAKKKRL
- a CDS encoding L-lactate dehydrogenase; the encoded protein is MSSLTKIGVIGAGNVGAAIVNALVLRNVGKEIVLFNRDKDKAIAEAMDIDDTIPLLSEMTVKATNDYKDLAKCSIVAITVGARQKEGETRLELLDRNAKIIKDIIKNLDKYVPNAVLVMVSNPVDILTRVAQEASKRDSNKIFGSGTLLDTSRLRFQVGKELNVNRKNVHVHVIGEHGDSEFAVWSNAIIGSIKLKNFPLPKGLKLEQLKKNTMQIVKNRAYEIIQRKGYTNFGVAVAVAKLIQSVIRDEKKIFSVSVKANKEYNLEKGTVLSLPCTIGSKGVEYRLNVSLNKEEKVLLLKASKSLGEAYKKIKA
- a CDS encoding MFS transporter, which produces MFWGRISDIIGRRNVALIGLVIFSIASYLISKITQDSPTQFLAYRALQSFGGSACFAAIFAIIRDTFDGVKLGRAYSYLNGSLAIIPVSAPLIGAFILETNSWQYVFTLFSIIGLCSIVWTYLFTAETLVKSKKDDILEKQSTIEVYKSVVTNKNFVLYLSLTLVGFLGFMFFLTIAPLYLIGYLGVSKVSFGWMFMLIAFVFMIGSFTVPLVVEKIGIKNTVSIGILFYTFGGVLIFALSSFGIWQTYVLPMAIIAVGCTIFVSACPAFALEDFKENAGTASGLFSALNFGLSSMGATYLATVINLSSARDISLIYIVIGTLVILTYFSYSFYKNKNIAK
- a CDS encoding DMT family transporter — encoded protein: MTTTNKNLFYFLLFLAMIGWGASWVNIKVLSNYLNEFETMFFRFFITAITMVPIIIFLKKSFRIDFKSFIWVFLTSITLIGYMKYFYLGTKYGTASLGGAFVTSLIPIITFLILAILGTKKITKKDLIALSLGAIGVMTMLDIWSFNLEEVLVIQNLYFILAALLWAIVTILSSKASNISPIVFTFYLYMVICILNIFFFVDLVSIDYSSLDSIFWVNMLVLSIGASTFSNTIYFLGIEKLGASEVSSFIFLVPFAAITLSGIFLNEVITPSIILGTFLTIIAVKILNNIKFPKKHK